One Rosa chinensis cultivar Old Blush chromosome 5, RchiOBHm-V2, whole genome shotgun sequence genomic region harbors:
- the LOC112165198 gene encoding protein TRAUCO encodes MDNLQSNYMDEDEEEDEQSKTAAAAVAMTELVEPATTAEPANDDEPNSEPIMNPPPTDPLNETEASEDLSESVKSLENDVDGDIEDEDPHPKKQKQLSSLTAIASAAAATTPPASSDPDQAQLPQPAPEANGNGNGALLLPAQPSKKSTKKKNNNVWVTKSTRKGKKKTKPSTNNNAPGEDKVLVTPVTRFPDKTDDTPEMTICLSKVYKAEKVEVSEDRMSAGSTKGYRMVRATRGVVEGAWYFEIRVVSLGETGHTRLGWSTDKGDLQAPVGYDGNSFGYRDIDGSKVHKALRDKYGDEGYKEGDVIGFYINLPDGGSYAPKPPHLVWYKGQRYATAPEAKEDAVKVVPGSEISFFKNGVCQGVAFKDLYGGRYYPAASMYTLPHQPNCVVKFNFGPDFEFFPEDFNERPVPRPMVEVPYHGFENRAENGVSNEKNN; translated from the exons ATGGACAATCTCCAATCCAATTACATGGACGAAGACGAGGAAGAAGACGAACAATCCAaaaccgccgccgccgccgtcgcAATGACCGAGCTCGTTGAGCCCGCGACGACAGCGGAGCCCGCAAACGACGACGAGCCCAATTCGGAGCCCATAATGAACCCACCGCCCACCGACCCGCTCAACGAGACGGAAGCCTCCGAAGACCTCTCCGAGTCCGTCAAATCCCTCGAAAACGACGTCGACGGCGACATCGAAGACGAAGACCCGCATCCCAAGAAGCAAAAGCAGCTCTCTTCTCTCACCGCCATTGCCTCGGCGGCGGCGGCGACCACCCCGCCCGCTTCTTCGGACCCGGACCAGGCCCAGTTGCCCCAACCCGCACCCGAAGCCAACGGCAACGGCAACGGCGCTCTCCTCCTCCCGGCGCAACCCTCCAAGAAGTCcaccaagaagaagaacaacaatGTGTGGGTCACCAAGTCGACCcggaaagggaagaagaagaccaaGCCCAGCACCAACAACAATGCCCCCGGAGAGGACAAGGTTCTCGTCACTCCGGTCACCAGATTCCCCGACAAGACCGACGACACGCCGGAGATGACTATCTGCCTCTCCAAGGTCTACAAGGCCGAGAAAGTTGAGGTCAGCGAGGACCGAATGAGTGCCGGGAGTACCAAAGGGTATAGAATGGTTAGGGCCACCAGGGGAGTAGTGGAAGGTGCTTGGTACTTTGAAATTAGGGTAGTCAGCTTGGGAGAGACCGGCCACACTCGCCTCGGCTGGTCCACTGACAAAGGTGACCTTCAGGCTCCGGTTGGATATGATGGGAATAGTTTCGGTTATCGGGACATTGATGGGAGTAAGGTGCATAAGGCTTTGAGGGACAAGTATGGCGACGAAGGGTATAAGGAAGGTGATGTTATAGGGTTCTATATAAATTTGCCGGATGGGGGTTCTTATGCCCCCAAACCTCCGCATTTGGTTTGGTATAAGGGGCAGAGGTATGCTACCGCACCCGAAGCCAAGGAGGATGCTGTCAAAGTAGTGCCTG GAAGTGAGATATCTTTTTTCAAAAATGGGGTATGCCAAGGTGTTGCTTTTAAAGATCTATATGGTGGTCGTTACTATCCTGCTGCTTCAATGTATACTCTTCCCCATCAACCAAATTGTGTGGTCAAGTTCAACTTTGGTCCTGACTTTGAATTCTTTCCAGAAGACTTCAATGAACGTCCAGTGCCCAGGCCCATGGTTGAAGTTCCTTATCATGGGTTTGAAAACCGTGCTGAAAATGGAGTGTCCAATGAGAAGAACAATTAG